The DNA window GCTACGGGGCCGCGCCCGGCCAGGCAGAAGACCTCCTGGCAACCATCAGGCGTTTCTTTGATCTGCCCCTCGAGGAGCGGATGAAGCTGGACAACCGGCTCTCCCCGCATTTCCGCGGCTACACCCGGATGGGCACGGAGGTCACGCAGGGAAGGGCGGATGCCCGGGAGCAGATCGACTACTCCCCCGACCGTGAACCCGTACTGGATTATCCCCTCGACCAGCCATACTGGCTCCTCCAGGGCCACAACATGTGGCCGGATTCGTTGCCGGAGCTGGAGCAGGCCGCGATGGCCTGGGCCGGGCTCATGTCCACGGTGGGCGGCGAACTGATGCGGGCCATCGCTGTCTCCCTCCAACTGCCGGAGGACTACTTTGACGAACCCTTCCGGGACGCACCCGCCTGGATGGGCAAGCTTGTCCACTACGTCGGCGGAGTTGTCGAAGCGGCCGGCGACCAGGGCGTGGGCTCGCACGCCGATTACGGTTTCGTGACCCTGCTCCTTCAGGACACAGTAGGCGGCCTGGAGGTGCTCCCGCCGGGGGCCCGCGAGTGGACCTCCGTGGAACCGCTTCCCGGCGCTCTGGTGGTGAACCTTGGCGAGATGCTGGAGGTGGCAACCGGGGGCTATCTCGTAGCGACCATCCACCGGGTGCAGGCCCCGCCACCTGGCGTGGACCGCTACTCCGTGCCGTTTTTCTGGTCACCGCGGCTGGATGCGGTGATCGATCCGGTGCCCCTCCCGGAGGAGCTGAAGGCGCAGGCCCGGGGGATCACCGATGACCCATCCAACCCGATGCTCGCTTCCTTTGGCCTCAACATGCTCAAGGGCAGGATGCGCGCCCATCCGGATGTGACCGAACGCCACTACCCGCAGTTCCTCAAGCCCTGAGTAAAAACCGACGGGCCGGCTCAGAGGCCGACGTGCCAGCCTTCGCGGGCGGGGCACGAGTTCACCACGACGTCCAGACCCGCTGCCTTCGCGCGCTCCACCGCGGCGTCGTCGAAGACTCCCAGCTGGAGCCAGACCGCTTTGGCGCCCACCGCGATGGCCTGGTCAATCACGGAGCCCACCTTCTGCGAATTAACAAAGCAGTCCACGACGTCGATGGGGTGCTTCTCCGCCGGGATCTCGGCCAGGGAACGGTATCCCTTCTCGCCGTGGACGTCGTCGCCGGGGAGGTTCACCGGGATGATCTCCATGCCCATGCGGTCCCGGACATACAGGGCGACGTCGTAGGCAGAGCGCCACTCGTTGGTGCTGAGGCCGACGATTGCCCACGTCCCCTTGGTTCGCATGAGGCGTTCAATGACTGCTCGATCGTTAACGTGGGCCATGGATCAAGCCTACTCCTGCGGCCATTGGACATGATTGCCGAAGAAATGAACGAAGTTGAAGCGGCCTGTGCAGCCGTGAACGAATATTACGCAGGAATAAGGCTGGAATTATGTGTAATGGTTCGCCTCGGTTTTAGTGGATAGTGACCATCCCGAGCGGCCGAGAGACCTGGATCGATGAAGCCGCAGCAACCCCGGTGACGTGAGACGACCATTCCCACGGAACTGTTTCTCCTTTTGAGGGGCAACACGAGGGTGCTACTGCCAGGACCGATGGAGTACCGCAATGACACCTGAGATTTCTTCTGCCCTGCCCTCGCTTGCCCGGATTTCCACCTTGGAAAATCAGGCAGCAGAACACCCACAAACCACTTCGAACGCGACGGCGATCGAAGCAGGGCTGCGTGACGCGCCCGGCTCCCCTCGCGGCTCTTCGGGATGGTCCTCGACCGAGCCCATGGACGGCGCAGTGCACGGCGCTTCCTCGGACGGGCCGGCGCGTCACAGCAGCACCAACCCCAGCGCGTCCTCCCCGGAGGACGCGCCCCTGGAAGACGTGTCCCTGGAAGACACGTCGTTGGAAGACACTGTCGCCTTCTGGGAGACACAGGCACTCCGGCTCGCCTGGGAAACCGCACCGGAGAACGCCGGCGCGAACGGCGGCAAACCCTGGCACACTGCCCACCGGCGGGTGCCGGCGGACCTTGAGGCCGGCACCGGCCCGGACATCACCTGGTTCGAGGGCGGCAAACTCAACGTTGCCTACAATTGCGTGGACCGCCATGTTGCGGCCGGCCGCGGCGAGAAAGTGGCCCTGCACTTCGAAGGTGAGCCCGGTGACCGCCGCGCCATCACCTACGCCGAACTGCAGCGGGAAGTGTCCAAGGCCGCCAACGCCCTCCTGGATCTGGGCATCACCAAGGGCGACCGCGTGGTCATCTATCTTCCGGTCATCCCCGAAACC is part of the Arthrobacter sp. KBS0703 genome and encodes:
- a CDS encoding isopenicillin N synthase family oxygenase, giving the protein MSQDQETIPVLDLGAARQADGQFSPRFIGQLRDAAHRVGFFQLIGYGAAPGQAEDLLATIRRFFDLPLEERMKLDNRLSPHFRGYTRMGTEVTQGRADAREQIDYSPDREPVLDYPLDQPYWLLQGHNMWPDSLPELEQAAMAWAGLMSTVGGELMRAIAVSLQLPEDYFDEPFRDAPAWMGKLVHYVGGVVEAAGDQGVGSHADYGFVTLLLQDTVGGLEVLPPGAREWTSVEPLPGALVVNLGEMLEVATGGYLVATIHRVQAPPPGVDRYSVPFFWSPRLDAVIDPVPLPEELKAQARGITDDPSNPMLASFGLNMLKGRMRAHPDVTERHYPQFLKP
- a CDS encoding CoA-binding protein: MAHVNDRAVIERLMRTKGTWAIVGLSTNEWRSAYDVALYVRDRMGMEIIPVNLPGDDVHGEKGYRSLAEIPAEKHPIDVVDCFVNSQKVGSVIDQAIAVGAKAVWLQLGVFDDAAVERAKAAGLDVVVNSCPAREGWHVGL